The following DNA comes from Flavobacterium sp. N3904.
ATACTTATGCAACAATGGGTGAGTTTCTTGCTTGGATTATTGGTTGGGATTTAATACTCGAATACGCAGTAGGTGCTGCAACAGTAGGAATTGCATGGAGTGAATACTTAAACAACTTATTGATTAATGTCCTCCACATGAGCCCCATACCCTTTGAATATTCACATTCACCCTTTCAAACTTCTGCAGAAGGTGTACACGGAATAATCAATCTTCCAGCATTGTTTATAGTCGTTGCAATTAGTCTTATATTAATAAAAGGAATTCAAGAATCAGCCTTTATAAATGGAATAATTGTAATTGTAAAAGTTACTATTGTTATATTAATTATTGTATTTGGATGGAATTTTATAAATCCTGCAAATCACGTACCTTATATTCCAGCACCTTCAATTTTCACAGATGAACATGGAGTTGACCATCATTACGGGGGGATTTTAGGGATTTTAGGAGCTGCCGGAACTGTTTTCTTTGCTTTTATTGGATTTGATGCAGTAAGTACAGCTGCTCAAGAAACAATAAATCCTAAAAAGAATATGCCAATTGGTATTTTAGGATCATTGGCTGTTTGTACCGTTTTATACATACTTTTTGGTCATGTATTGACAGGTCTTGAACCAGTAGAATTTTTCAGAACCGATGGTAAAGAAGCGTCAGTTGCCAATGCAATCATAGCTGCTATGGGAGAAAGCTACAACTGGCTAGCACAGTTTGTAACTATTGCCATTTTAGCAGGTTTCTCGTCAGTAATTTTAGTAATGTTGTTAGGACAATCTAGAGTTTTCTATGCAATGGGTAAAGACGGTTTATTACCAAAAGCTTTTAGTGATTTACATCCTAAATACAAAACACCATACAAAGCCAATCTTGCCATTTTAATAATTGTAGGGGCCTTTGCTGCTTTTGTTCCTGGTGACATTGTTGGCGATATGACAAGTATAGGAACTTTATTTGCTTTTTCACTTGTATGTATTTCGGTTATTATTTTAAGAAAAAAAGAACCAAATATGGTAAGAGAATTCAAAACACCATTTGTTCCATTCGTTCCAATATTAGGGGTTATAGTTTGTGTCGCTATGATGTACGGTTTAGGCTGGACTAACTGGTTAAGACTATTTGCTTGGATGGCAATAGGAGTCGTTTTCTATTTTGCTTACGGAAAGAAAAACAGTGTCTTGAACAACACAAAAGAATAAATTTAATTTAAACCAAAAAAAGGGATTTTAAAGTTTAACCACTTTAAAATCCCTTTTTTTATTTTACTTTTTCTACAAATCAAAAACTGAAGTTCTTTTGGCCCGTATCAAATCTTTAAGCCGAATCCAGAAAGCCAATGTAAGGTACACTCCAAACCCTAATCCTGCTGTAACAAACGAAATGTAAATAAAAAAAAGTCGCACAC
Coding sequences within:
- a CDS encoding amino acid permease, whose product is MSIWKRKPLAQLLAEAADSEKGLKRTLTAWSLIALGIGAIIGAGLFVRTATAAAQNAGPSVTLAFIVAAIGCALAGLCYAELSSSIPISGSAYTYTYATMGEFLAWIIGWDLILEYAVGAATVGIAWSEYLNNLLINVLHMSPIPFEYSHSPFQTSAEGVHGIINLPALFIVVAISLILIKGIQESAFINGIIVIVKVTIVILIIVFGWNFINPANHVPYIPAPSIFTDEHGVDHHYGGILGILGAAGTVFFAFIGFDAVSTAAQETINPKKNMPIGILGSLAVCTVLYILFGHVLTGLEPVEFFRTDGKEASVANAIIAAMGESYNWLAQFVTIAILAGFSSVILVMLLGQSRVFYAMGKDGLLPKAFSDLHPKYKTPYKANLAILIIVGAFAAFVPGDIVGDMTSIGTLFAFSLVCISVIILRKKEPNMVREFKTPFVPFVPILGVIVCVAMMYGLGWTNWLRLFAWMAIGVVFYFAYGKKNSVLNNTKE
- a CDS encoding PspC domain-containing protein, which gives rise to MRAVIRLKFFLEKYGFHVSSRLADKLGMRVTSVRLFFIYISFVTAGLGFGVYLTLAFWIRLKDLIRAKRTSVFDL